One Gimesia aquarii DNA segment encodes these proteins:
- a CDS encoding ABC1 kinase family protein: protein MRPLSLQENPLESNPLRLLRNLRRSREIVTVLVNYGFDDLVDQLGLRRYLRWGRRLLFWKRSEPEVRLTRAKRIRLALESLGVTFIKFGQVVSTRPDLIPKDVIRELSKLQERVPSFPSNTAIEIVERELENSIDSLFSEFDHKPLAAGSLGQVHRARLHDGTQLVVKIKRPDIDRVIEQDLSLMYELATMIERHFPDAEVFDPVGLVNQFSRTIRRELQFTREARSTDEFYRLFQDDATLHVPKIFWDLTQGDVITMEYIDGYRIDDIDNGEQLKNLPISAHDVAANGARIFMKMTFEFGIFHADPHPGNIRILPDGSICFIDYGMIGVLEAERRDLLVDLLLNVAKKDASRLVDVVLKIGKTKRNVDHQLLRADLRDFIGNYYGIPLDQISVGKMLTDFINILAIHRIRCPVDIMLLIRALITLEGVASRIAPDLNIAQEMEPYIYQISSERYHPRAIAGRIWSDACSLSKVLHELPEQIGRTLGKLSDDELRIQLEHRGIDHLTTEMDRSGNRLTIGMVVSALILASSVTILSDDRLVYISIPIFMLSSLLGIWLIYGVFRSGRL from the coding sequence GTGAGGCCGCTTTCTTTGCAGGAGAATCCCTTGGAATCGAACCCACTACGGTTATTAAGAAATCTACGAAGAAGCCGCGAAATCGTAACGGTTCTTGTGAATTATGGTTTTGATGATCTGGTAGATCAATTGGGGCTACGACGCTATTTACGGTGGGGCCGCCGACTTCTATTCTGGAAACGGTCCGAACCGGAAGTCAGATTAACTCGTGCCAAGCGCATTCGGCTTGCTTTAGAAAGCCTGGGTGTCACATTTATTAAATTTGGCCAGGTTGTTAGTACACGCCCCGATCTGATTCCCAAAGATGTTATTCGGGAGTTATCAAAACTTCAAGAACGAGTCCCCTCATTTCCCAGCAACACTGCGATTGAAATTGTCGAACGTGAATTGGAAAACTCGATTGATTCTCTTTTTTCTGAATTTGACCATAAACCACTGGCCGCGGGATCATTGGGGCAGGTACATCGTGCCCGCCTCCATGATGGGACACAATTAGTAGTAAAAATAAAACGTCCTGATATCGATCGCGTCATAGAACAAGATTTAAGTCTGATGTACGAGTTGGCAACGATGATCGAACGCCATTTTCCAGATGCAGAAGTCTTTGATCCGGTCGGTCTGGTCAATCAATTTTCTCGTACAATCCGGCGTGAACTGCAATTTACTCGAGAGGCACGTTCGACTGATGAGTTCTATCGCCTGTTTCAAGATGATGCCACATTGCATGTCCCTAAAATTTTCTGGGATTTGACACAAGGTGATGTCATCACCATGGAATATATCGATGGCTACCGGATTGACGATATTGATAATGGTGAGCAGTTAAAGAACTTGCCAATCAGCGCGCATGATGTCGCGGCAAACGGGGCCCGCATTTTTATGAAAATGACTTTTGAATTCGGAATTTTTCACGCGGACCCTCACCCGGGTAACATTCGAATTCTACCGGACGGCTCCATCTGTTTTATTGATTATGGAATGATCGGAGTTCTGGAAGCGGAACGACGGGATTTACTGGTCGACTTATTATTGAATGTTGCGAAGAAAGACGCTTCACGTCTGGTCGATGTCGTACTGAAAATAGGTAAAACAAAACGAAACGTTGATCATCAGTTGTTACGCGCTGACTTGCGTGATTTCATCGGAAATTATTATGGCATCCCGCTGGATCAGATCAGTGTGGGAAAAATGCTGACTGATTTTATTAATATACTGGCGATCCACCGTATTCGTTGCCCCGTCGATATCATGTTACTGATTCGCGCTTTAATTACACTGGAAGGTGTCGCATCTCGTATTGCTCCCGACTTGAATATCGCTCAGGAAATGGAGCCTTACATCTATCAGATTTCTTCCGAACGTTATCATCCTCGTGCCATCGCTGGACGAATCTGGTCAGATGCCTGTAGCTTGTCAAAGGTATTACATGAACTTCCCGAACAGATTGGCCGAACCTTGGGAAAATTGAGTGACGATGAGCTCAGGATTCAACTGGAACATAGAGGGATCGATCACTTAACAACTGAGATGGATCGATCAGGCAATCGGCTAACCATTGGAATGGTTGTGTCTGCACTCATTTTAGCATCTTCCGTAACAATTCTATCCGATGATCGGCTGGTTTATATCAGCATTCCCATTTTTATGTTGTCAAGTCTGTTGGGAATCTGGTTGATCTACGGGGTCTTTCGGAGCGGGCGACTGTAA
- a CDS encoding histidine triad nucleotide-binding protein, whose translation MTGEKTIFKKIIDQEIPAEIIYEDELCLAFKDVNPQAPTHVLVIPKREIPSMAHLKSEDQELVGHLILTVGEVAKILGLENGYRMIVNTGTEGGQTVDHLHLHLLGGRAMSWPPG comes from the coding sequence ATGACTGGTGAGAAAACAATTTTCAAGAAAATTATCGATCAGGAAATTCCAGCCGAAATCATTTATGAAGACGAATTATGTTTGGCATTTAAGGATGTGAACCCACAGGCTCCCACGCATGTGCTTGTGATTCCCAAACGGGAAATTCCTTCGATGGCTCATCTGAAATCTGAGGACCAGGAACTGGTTGGTCATTTGATACTAACTGTCGGAGAGGTAGCAAAGATACTCGGACTCGAAAATGGATATCGTATGATCGTCAATACCGGCACAGAAGGAGGCCAAACAGTTGATCATCTGCATCTGCATTTATTAGGGGGTCGTGCGATGAGTTGGCCACCCGGTTAA
- a CDS encoding Nramp family divalent metal transporter, with translation MESQQENKALDTSNGSNNNDIINAPTDFWGIVKRLGPGLIIAGSIVGSGELIATTKTGAQAGITLLWLIIVGCLIKVFVQIELGRYSISRGETTLSALNHVPGPRLGFSRDQHRLAPNWILWFWLVMSICTIGQLGGIVGGVGQALALTLPIQGDYLKAIQVPSEKEFVHYLKIEEELKDDQSPMASMNPDQRERYLRGHAKLKKRIERLEAQGELILQKIRKQEKLVDQTGQSLIEPQTWDDKIWAGVIAILTSFLLYYGRYNLIENLSTVLVVSFTFITIGNVISLQTSEVWTISTEEIIRGLSFGIPEATNGMNPLLTALAAFGIIGVGATELIAYPYWCLEKGYARFTGPHSEDESWALRAKGWMRVMKIDAFASMCIYTFATLAFFLMGVAVLHKEGLDPDGMRMVSTLAEAYVPVFGEYAKWLFLVGAIAVLYSTFLVANAANARIFSDGLRFFSVVDDRKPNAVQNCVKLMSLLLPLLCLTVFLTGANPVRLVLIAGTMQAIMLPMLGIAALYLRFTKIDARLMPGRLWDLLLFLSCLGLLVAGSYGVYKQLFA, from the coding sequence ATGGAATCTCAACAGGAGAATAAAGCGCTCGATACATCCAATGGTTCCAATAATAACGACATCATCAATGCTCCCACTGACTTTTGGGGGATTGTAAAACGCTTAGGACCAGGGCTGATTATTGCCGGCAGCATCGTGGGTTCCGGGGAATTAATCGCTACCACAAAAACGGGTGCACAAGCAGGTATCACTCTTCTCTGGTTAATCATCGTCGGCTGCCTGATCAAAGTGTTTGTGCAGATTGAGCTCGGGCGCTATTCTATTTCTCGAGGGGAGACGACGTTATCCGCTTTAAACCATGTACCTGGCCCCCGTTTGGGATTTTCACGAGATCAGCATCGACTTGCCCCAAACTGGATCCTCTGGTTCTGGTTGGTCATGAGCATCTGCACGATCGGGCAACTGGGAGGAATCGTGGGAGGAGTTGGTCAGGCTTTAGCTCTGACACTGCCGATTCAGGGAGATTATCTCAAAGCGATTCAGGTTCCTTCAGAAAAAGAGTTTGTGCACTATCTGAAGATCGAAGAAGAACTAAAAGACGATCAGAGTCCCATGGCCTCGATGAATCCCGATCAACGGGAGCGATATCTACGCGGCCACGCGAAGCTCAAAAAACGCATCGAACGACTTGAGGCGCAAGGCGAACTCATTCTACAAAAAATTCGCAAACAGGAAAAACTGGTGGATCAAACAGGACAGTCATTGATCGAACCTCAAACCTGGGACGATAAGATCTGGGCAGGAGTGATTGCCATATTGACCTCATTTTTGTTGTATTATGGTCGCTATAATCTGATCGAGAATTTATCAACAGTGTTAGTCGTTTCGTTTACATTTATCACGATTGGGAACGTCATTTCTTTACAGACTTCTGAAGTCTGGACTATCTCAACAGAAGAGATTATCCGTGGTCTCTCTTTTGGAATTCCTGAAGCCACCAATGGTATGAACCCGCTACTGACAGCGCTCGCCGCGTTTGGGATTATTGGTGTCGGTGCGACAGAATTAATTGCTTATCCGTACTGGTGTCTGGAAAAAGGATATGCTCGATTTACCGGCCCGCATTCTGAAGATGAGAGCTGGGCACTACGGGCCAAAGGCTGGATGCGTGTGATGAAAATAGACGCCTTTGCTTCAATGTGTATTTACACATTTGCAACATTGGCGTTTTTTTTAATGGGGGTTGCCGTCCTGCATAAGGAAGGCTTAGATCCTGATGGAATGCGAATGGTCAGTACGCTGGCGGAAGCGTATGTACCGGTTTTTGGAGAATACGCAAAGTGGCTATTTTTAGTAGGCGCGATCGCAGTACTCTACTCGACATTTCTGGTTGCGAATGCGGCGAATGCCCGCATTTTCTCAGATGGACTACGCTTTTTTAGTGTGGTCGACGATCGCAAACCGAACGCCGTTCAAAACTGTGTCAAGCTGATGTCTTTACTCTTACCTCTGCTTTGTCTGACTGTATTTTTAACGGGAGCCAACCCGGTCAGGCTGGTCTTAATTGCCGGAACAATGCAGGCCATTATGCTGCCGATGCTGGGAATCGCAGCCCTCTACTTGCGTTTTACAAAAATAGACGCGCGTCTGATGCCAGGCCGTCTTTGGGATCTGCTGTTGTTCCTGTCTTGTCTGGGCCTCTTAGTGGCAGGTAGCTACGGCGTATATAAACAACTTTTTGCGTAG
- a CDS encoding protein arginine kinase — protein sequence MNLDAFTRTSGEWLRGIGPDSDIVMSSRIRLARNLTQFPFINRCTESTLGEIEQLVRPIITSLPMDVKLSYLDVNQLCSLDRQFIVERQLISREHAERSGPRGVGLDSEENIGIMVNEEDHLRLQVLRSGFSLNECWETINQIDDLLEQEVTYAFSEEFGYLTACPTNVGTGIRVSVMLHLPALVITKEIQKVFQALQKINLAVRGLYGEGSQAMGDFYQISNQVTLGQTERQLIDSIKEVVPNIISYERRVRNSLIKENRQGLHDQVSRAYGILSTAQTISSEETMHLLSSVRMGVNLGLIEELPISTVNEMFIFTQPAHLQKLQGGELESSERNAARANYLRHRINDSNGSN from the coding sequence GTGAATTTGGACGCGTTCACTCGCACAAGTGGTGAATGGTTGAGAGGAATCGGTCCCGACTCGGATATCGTCATGTCCAGTCGGATTCGACTCGCCAGAAACCTTACGCAATTCCCTTTTATTAATCGCTGTACAGAATCAACACTGGGCGAGATCGAACAACTCGTGCGTCCTATTATCACCTCACTTCCTATGGATGTAAAACTGTCGTATCTGGATGTGAACCAACTTTGTAGTTTGGATCGGCAGTTCATTGTGGAACGACAGCTTATCAGCCGTGAACATGCAGAGCGTTCGGGGCCTCGAGGCGTAGGTCTAGATAGTGAAGAAAACATCGGCATCATGGTCAACGAAGAAGACCATCTCCGACTCCAGGTATTGCGAAGTGGGTTTTCTTTGAACGAATGCTGGGAGACCATTAATCAGATCGATGACCTGTTGGAGCAGGAAGTGACCTATGCCTTCAGTGAAGAATTTGGTTATTTGACAGCCTGCCCTACAAACGTCGGAACTGGAATACGCGTGAGCGTCATGTTGCATCTGCCTGCATTAGTGATCACAAAGGAAATCCAAAAAGTATTTCAGGCGCTACAGAAAATTAATTTAGCCGTTCGTGGTCTGTATGGTGAAGGCAGCCAGGCGATGGGCGATTTTTACCAAATATCCAATCAAGTCACTTTAGGACAAACCGAACGTCAGTTGATCGATAGTATTAAAGAGGTTGTTCCGAATATCATTTCGTATGAAAGACGTGTCAGGAATTCATTAATTAAAGAAAATCGCCAGGGGCTGCATGATCAGGTCTCTCGTGCTTATGGTATTTTGAGTACCGCGCAAACCATCAGCTCAGAAGAAACAATGCATCTGCTTTCCAGCGTGAGAATGGGTGTGAATCTGGGATTGATTGAAGAGTTACCCATCTCAACTGTCAATGAAATGTTTATCTTTACACAGCCCGCACATCTACAGAAATTGCAGGGAGGAGAGTTGGAATCGAGCGAACGTAACGCTGCGCGCGCTAATTATCTCCGCCATCGGATAAACGACTCCAACGGTTCTAATTAA
- the trpE gene encoding anthranilate synthase component I: MKYVPDFEAFKQLSSKANLVPVYRQLTGDTLTPVSAYQLLEKGPYSFLFESVVGGEQISRYSFLGANPFLMVDAYEKRLVIQQDGQTEERTVDDPLHELETILSQYQAAELPSLPRFCGGAVGYAGYDVVRYSENLPNAPKNDRQLPDLSFALYDHMVVFDQINKTVLVVAHAHVEPGLDENDLQAAYQAACQRIDQTCERFQNGDSSVLKMADISVDTHTEPDLTWKSNFTQEKFEAAVDACKEYIVAGDIFQVVLSQRLNLETSATPLDIYRSLRVVNPSPFMFLLKTPEVDLVGSSPEIMVRVEDRLTTVRPLAGTRKRGTTEAEDKRLAEELLADPKERAEHVMLIDLARNDVGRVSEFGSVELSDVMVVERYSHVMHITSNVTGKLTKERSALDALRAGLPAGTVSGAPKVRAMEIIDEFEPHRRGPYAGAVGYLDFTGNMDTCIALRTLVMQGSKAYVQAGAGIVADSVPETEYYETLNKAKGLLKAIEVAEKQLK; the protein is encoded by the coding sequence ATGAAATACGTTCCAGATTTTGAAGCATTTAAGCAGCTTTCGAGTAAGGCCAACCTGGTTCCCGTCTATCGACAGTTAACAGGGGATACTCTGACACCAGTGAGTGCCTACCAATTGCTGGAAAAGGGACCATATTCCTTTCTCTTTGAGAGTGTTGTCGGGGGAGAACAAATCAGTCGCTACAGTTTTCTGGGAGCGAATCCATTTTTGATGGTAGACGCTTATGAAAAGCGCTTGGTGATACAGCAGGACGGACAAACAGAAGAACGAACCGTCGATGATCCATTACATGAACTGGAAACCATCCTTTCACAATATCAGGCTGCCGAGCTTCCTTCACTGCCACGTTTTTGTGGTGGTGCTGTTGGATATGCCGGCTATGATGTCGTGCGTTATTCAGAGAATCTACCCAACGCTCCAAAGAATGATCGTCAACTACCCGACCTTTCCTTTGCCTTGTATGACCACATGGTGGTCTTTGATCAAATCAATAAAACCGTTTTAGTTGTCGCGCACGCTCACGTCGAGCCAGGGTTAGACGAGAATGATCTACAAGCCGCTTATCAGGCCGCCTGTCAGCGCATTGATCAAACATGCGAACGTTTTCAAAATGGTGATTCCTCTGTTTTAAAAATGGCTGACATCAGCGTCGATACTCATACCGAACCTGACTTAACCTGGAAATCAAATTTTACTCAAGAGAAATTTGAAGCAGCCGTCGATGCCTGTAAGGAATACATTGTAGCCGGCGATATCTTTCAGGTCGTATTGAGCCAACGTCTCAATCTGGAAACCTCAGCAACGCCACTTGACATCTATCGTAGTTTAAGAGTGGTCAATCCCAGTCCATTTATGTTCCTGCTGAAAACTCCCGAAGTCGATCTGGTCGGCAGTTCGCCTGAAATTATGGTGCGCGTGGAAGATCGTCTCACCACAGTTCGCCCTTTAGCCGGTACGAGAAAACGGGGAACGACGGAAGCCGAAGACAAACGTCTGGCAGAAGAATTACTGGCAGATCCAAAGGAGCGAGCCGAACATGTGATGCTGATTGATCTGGCAAGAAATGATGTGGGCCGCGTGAGTGAATTTGGATCGGTGGAGTTATCTGACGTGATGGTCGTCGAGCGTTATAGCCATGTCATGCATATAACATCCAATGTGACTGGCAAGTTGACAAAAGAACGATCCGCACTGGATGCTTTAAGAGCAGGACTGCCCGCGGGAACGGTATCGGGCGCTCCGAAAGTACGGGCGATGGAAATTATTGATGAATTTGAACCACACCGACGTGGTCCTTATGCAGGAGCTGTCGGCTATCTCGATTTTACCGGGAACATGGATACGTGTATTGCACTTCGAACATTAGTAATGCAGGGATCAAAGGCCTATGTTCAGGCCGGCGCCGGGATTGTTGCAGACAGTGTTCCAGAAACAGAATATTATGAAACTCTTAACAAGGCAAAGGGGTTACTCAAAGCGATTGAAGTTGCAGAAAAACAACTCAAATGA
- a CDS encoding family 16 glycoside hydrolase yields the protein MRKYICILLALLAFTTSTVNAQEFQSLFNGKDLDGWAGKKGFWTVKDGAIVGETTKEKPAKPNTFLVWQGGEVRDFEFKATVRFKGNNSGIQYRSQLVDPVNFALKGYQADLHPKPEYFGMMYGEKTGRGIIAQRFQRVEAGTKGKPTVVAEIGDKKQELVDWEWNEIRIVAVGNRMVHQINGVNTIDLTDDHPQAFSKGVLGLQLHAGPPMRVEFKDLKYRPLVGDEATAVLKAAVENKKKEPASKKTVSKSKKPGRYDWVSKKPAPVWVWRTKNPTGNEPIYLRKKFEVSDPIKAARLYFTCDNRATVWINGKEVGTATDWGNPVILSNAKKFVQTGVNQIAVQAKNNGGVAAFILKLEVETTDEKKQSITSSPDWKLSDSKAKGWKLASFDDSTWKLKLKKMGNFGSRPWGKPGITSRSGRVDLAELTETITVAEDFKVELLYEVPGNEQGSWVSLTTDGKGRLLASDQGDKGLYRITVTKHDEEPQVEVEKLKMDLSGAQGMVWHNDALYFHRNGGNLFKMTDTNGDDQFDKAEVLPSERSGGEHGNHAVIVAEDGEHLYVIGGNHAALPPQDSIVRSHVPTWDEDLLLPREWDANGHARGRLAPGGWISKFSPETKQHEIISTGYRNQYDIALNRFGDLFTYDADMEWDLGTPWYRPTRINCAVSGSDYGWRSGSGKWPEYYEDSLPAVVNIGPGSPTGVISGLGAKFPAKYQDAIFALDWTFGTIYAIHLTPDGAGYRGEQEAFCYGSPLPLTDAIIGHDGALYFTIGGRGTKSALFRITYVGKKSTKPVSGEIAGAKARKLRRSLEAYHGKQSPAAVESAWPHLSSSDRWLRYAARVAIESQPVDQWAKRVFTEKNSQAKISSAVALARMGNKSHRDAQIAALLKLNPAELSETQFLGLLRAYALTFIRLGKPTAAQREQIIATLDPHLPNKNKNINTELVRVLVYLEAPNVISKAIDLIANRGEPKVPDWTELAGRNKNYGGRVLAMLENHPPTHEVNYAFMLRNLRQGWTMDQRRSYIEFINSAAKYHGGNSYAKFLGNLRDEVLGYLSNADRAALADISGENFNPVPDFEITTPQGPGKTWTIAEASKHTNRNKMRSASFESGRNLFHAMRCAACHRFDGLGGDVGPDLTTVKNKFDARYILESIIEPSKVISDQYQSSIVVTEDGRTLTGLVSKDGDKVIVYPADAKAKPIAVSLNKVEEILPSSVSQMPQSMLNALNADEVRDLIAYLLSGGDPKSRVYKK from the coding sequence ATGCGAAAATATATTTGCATTCTTCTTGCCTTACTCGCATTTACTACCAGTACAGTAAACGCACAAGAGTTCCAGAGCCTTTTTAACGGGAAAGACCTCGATGGCTGGGCTGGAAAAAAAGGTTTTTGGACCGTCAAAGATGGTGCTATTGTCGGTGAAACGACGAAAGAAAAACCGGCCAAACCGAACACCTTCCTCGTCTGGCAAGGTGGCGAGGTAAGGGACTTTGAATTCAAGGCCACCGTCCGGTTCAAAGGTAACAACTCCGGCATTCAATATCGTAGCCAGTTGGTTGATCCCGTAAATTTTGCATTGAAAGGTTATCAGGCTGATCTGCACCCGAAACCAGAATATTTTGGCATGATGTATGGTGAGAAAACCGGGCGAGGGATTATCGCGCAGCGGTTCCAACGTGTCGAAGCGGGTACAAAAGGTAAGCCAACCGTTGTTGCAGAGATAGGTGATAAAAAACAAGAACTCGTTGATTGGGAATGGAACGAAATTCGAATTGTTGCCGTTGGTAACCGTATGGTTCATCAGATCAATGGCGTCAATACAATTGATCTGACCGATGACCATCCCCAGGCTTTTTCAAAAGGCGTTTTGGGATTGCAACTCCACGCGGGGCCTCCAATGAGAGTCGAATTTAAAGATCTAAAATACCGTCCGTTGGTCGGTGACGAAGCGACCGCTGTTCTCAAAGCGGCAGTTGAGAACAAGAAAAAGGAACCCGCGTCTAAGAAAACTGTATCCAAATCGAAAAAGCCTGGCAGATATGACTGGGTGTCGAAAAAACCGGCTCCCGTTTGGGTATGGCGTACTAAGAATCCAACTGGAAATGAACCGATCTACCTTCGCAAGAAATTTGAGGTCTCAGACCCGATCAAAGCAGCACGTTTATATTTCACTTGTGATAACCGCGCAACCGTTTGGATCAACGGGAAAGAGGTTGGCACAGCGACCGATTGGGGCAACCCTGTCATCCTGAGCAATGCGAAAAAGTTCGTCCAGACAGGAGTAAATCAAATTGCGGTTCAGGCCAAAAATAACGGCGGCGTTGCTGCGTTTATATTGAAACTGGAAGTCGAAACTACCGACGAAAAAAAACAGTCGATCACATCCTCTCCTGATTGGAAACTTTCTGACTCTAAAGCCAAAGGCTGGAAACTTGCCAGCTTTGACGATTCCACCTGGAAACTAAAGTTGAAAAAAATGGGAAACTTTGGCAGTCGTCCCTGGGGTAAGCCGGGGATCACGAGCCGTAGTGGTAGAGTCGACCTTGCAGAACTCACAGAGACGATTACGGTTGCCGAAGATTTCAAGGTTGAGCTGCTCTACGAAGTTCCCGGCAATGAACAAGGGAGTTGGGTTTCGCTCACAACTGATGGCAAAGGCCGCTTACTGGCGAGCGATCAAGGAGACAAGGGGCTCTACCGTATTACTGTTACAAAACATGATGAAGAACCGCAGGTCGAAGTGGAAAAACTGAAAATGGATCTTTCCGGTGCACAGGGCATGGTCTGGCACAACGACGCGCTTTATTTTCACAGGAATGGTGGCAATCTCTTTAAAATGACCGATACCAATGGTGATGACCAGTTTGATAAAGCCGAAGTATTACCCAGCGAACGCAGTGGGGGAGAGCACGGCAACCACGCCGTGATTGTGGCTGAGGATGGAGAGCATCTTTACGTCATTGGTGGAAATCACGCTGCCTTACCACCACAAGACAGTATTGTTCGCTCGCACGTACCTACCTGGGATGAAGACCTGCTTTTACCACGCGAATGGGATGCAAACGGTCATGCGCGTGGCCGTCTTGCACCAGGGGGCTGGATTTCCAAATTCTCTCCTGAAACGAAACAACATGAGATTATCTCAACAGGTTATCGTAACCAGTACGACATTGCCCTCAATCGATTCGGTGATCTTTTCACATACGATGCCGATATGGAATGGGACCTCGGTACGCCCTGGTATCGTCCAACAAGAATTAACTGTGCAGTGAGCGGTTCTGATTACGGGTGGCGCAGTGGTTCTGGGAAATGGCCCGAATATTACGAAGACAGCTTGCCAGCCGTGGTTAATATTGGTCCCGGTTCTCCAACCGGTGTGATCAGTGGTTTAGGCGCCAAGTTTCCTGCCAAATATCAGGATGCGATATTTGCGCTCGATTGGACGTTCGGTACGATTTATGCCATTCATCTTACCCCGGATGGTGCTGGTTACCGTGGCGAACAGGAAGCATTCTGCTATGGCTCACCACTTCCATTGACTGACGCGATTATTGGGCACGATGGTGCGCTTTACTTTACCATCGGTGGTCGTGGCACCAAGTCGGCATTATTCCGCATCACATACGTTGGTAAAAAATCGACCAAACCCGTGTCGGGAGAAATTGCGGGAGCCAAGGCGCGAAAACTCCGTCGTAGTCTTGAAGCATATCACGGTAAGCAGTCCCCTGCTGCAGTAGAATCCGCCTGGCCTCATCTTTCCAGTTCAGACCGCTGGCTACGTTACGCAGCACGCGTCGCGATTGAGTCACAGCCCGTTGATCAGTGGGCTAAGAGAGTCTTTACAGAGAAAAACTCCCAGGCCAAAATTTCCAGTGCAGTTGCACTTGCCCGTATGGGAAACAAGTCGCATCGCGATGCCCAAATTGCGGCGCTCCTCAAACTAAATCCGGCTGAGTTGAGCGAAACCCAGTTCCTCGGCCTCCTCCGCGCTTATGCCCTTACTTTTATCCGTCTCGGCAAACCGACAGCCGCGCAACGCGAGCAGATTATCGCTACACTCGATCCGCATTTGCCAAATAAGAATAAGAACATCAATACTGAGTTGGTCCGTGTTCTGGTTTATCTTGAAGCACCGAACGTCATTTCGAAAGCCATTGATCTCATCGCAAACCGTGGAGAGCCAAAAGTACCGGACTGGACCGAACTCGCGGGTCGTAATAAAAACTATGGAGGACGTGTACTCGCGATGCTCGAAAACCACCCGCCGACACATGAAGTTAACTATGCTTTCATGCTTCGCAACCTGCGTCAAGGCTGGACCATGGACCAGCGTCGCAGCTACATCGAGTTTATCAACTCGGCTGCGAAGTATCACGGTGGCAATAGCTATGCCAAGTTTCTCGGCAATCTGCGTGATGAAGTCCTCGGTTATCTGAGCAACGCCGACCGCGCTGCGCTGGCTGATATCAGTGGTGAGAATTTTAATCCCGTACCCGATTTTGAGATTACCACACCACAAGGGCCTGGCAAAACTTGGACTATCGCAGAAGCGAGCAAGCATACAAATCGTAACAAGATGCGATCTGCAAGCTTTGAGAGCGGTCGTAATTTGTTCCACGCGATGCGTTGTGCCGCATGTCACCGATTTGACGGACTTGGCGGTGATGTGGGGCCGGATTTGACAACGGTGAAAAATAAGTTCGATGCCAGATACATTCTTGAATCGATCATCGAGCCAAGTAAGGTCATTTCAGATCAATACCAGTCATCAATTGTGGTGACAGAGGATGGTCGCACATTAACAGGACTTGTCTCCAAAGATGGAGACAAAGTGATTGTCTATCCAGCCGATGCAAAAGCCAAACCGATTGCTGTGTCTTTAAACAAAGTGGAAGAAATTCTGCCGTCCTCTGTCTCACAAATGCCGCAGTCGATGTTGAATGCACTCAACGCTGACGAGGTGCGTGACTTGATCGCGTATTTATTGTCGGGCGGTGATCCGAAATCGCGAGTTTACAAAAAATAA